A DNA window from Streptomyces sp. 71268 contains the following coding sequences:
- a CDS encoding sensor histidine kinase, which produces MRVRNALRVSAQGFALMFITLAGSITLFVLTVLSIVFILLGIGLITTPYVLAAVRGFANWRRRIAGDWAGVTIPVPYRPFPPDLRPGFTGLVERCTLLLKDPATWRDLLWLFTDMTAGFVTALLSFVLIPYAVYGWVLAAGVWRPIVNSGGNEWYAFIPVSSQSTANLAALLGIALVALALFVNPVFQRAHFLIARGLLAPTPQMALTARVERLTATRHDAVDTSAAELRRIERDLHDGAQARLVAMGMSLGTIEALIEKDPQQAKKMLSMARANSAEALAELRDLVRGIHPPVLAERGLGDAVRALALRMAMPVEVDVELPGRFEEPVESAAYFAISEVLTNAAKHARAERVWLDVHHADGTLRIAVTDNGRGGADTTAGSGLTGIERRLGAFDGVLAVSSPVGGPTMVTMEIPCDPYPAPSGRA; this is translated from the coding sequence ATGAGAGTCCGCAACGCGCTGCGCGTGTCCGCCCAGGGGTTCGCGCTGATGTTCATCACCCTCGCGGGCTCGATCACGCTGTTCGTCCTGACGGTGCTGTCGATCGTCTTCATCCTGCTGGGCATCGGCCTGATCACGACCCCGTACGTGCTGGCCGCCGTGCGCGGCTTCGCCAACTGGCGGCGGCGGATCGCGGGCGACTGGGCCGGGGTGACGATCCCCGTGCCCTACCGGCCCTTCCCGCCCGACCTGCGCCCCGGCTTCACCGGCCTGGTCGAGCGGTGCACCCTGCTGCTCAAGGACCCCGCGACCTGGCGCGACCTGCTGTGGCTGTTCACCGACATGACGGCGGGCTTCGTCACCGCCCTGCTCTCCTTCGTCCTCATCCCGTACGCCGTCTACGGATGGGTGCTCGCGGCGGGCGTGTGGCGGCCGATCGTCAACTCGGGCGGCAACGAGTGGTACGCCTTCATCCCGGTCTCCTCGCAGTCCACGGCGAACCTCGCGGCGCTGCTCGGCATCGCCCTCGTGGCGCTCGCCCTGTTCGTGAACCCGGTGTTTCAGCGCGCCCACTTCCTCATCGCCCGGGGCCTGTTGGCGCCCACCCCGCAGATGGCGCTCACCGCCCGGGTGGAGCGGCTGACCGCGACCCGGCACGACGCGGTCGACACCTCGGCCGCCGAGCTGCGCCGCATCGAGCGCGACCTGCACGACGGCGCGCAGGCCCGGCTGGTGGCGATGGGCATGAGCCTGGGCACCATCGAGGCGCTGATCGAGAAGGACCCGCAGCAGGCGAAGAAGATGCTGTCGATGGCCCGGGCGAACTCGGCCGAGGCCCTGGCCGAGCTGCGCGACCTGGTGCGCGGCATCCACCCGCCCGTGCTGGCCGAGCGCGGCCTCGGCGACGCGGTGCGGGCGCTGGCGCTGCGGATGGCGATGCCGGTGGAGGTGGACGTGGAGCTGCCCGGGCGGTTCGAGGAGCCGGTGGAGTCGGCGGCGTACTTCGCGATCAGCGAGGTGCTGACGAACGCGGCCAAGCACGCGCGGGCCGAGCGGGTGTGGCTGGACGTGCACCACGCGGACGGCACGCTGCGGATCGCGGTGACCGACAACGGCAGGGGCGGGGCGGACACCACCGCCGGCTCGGGGCTGACCGGCATCGAGCGGCGGCTCGGCGCCTTCGACGGGGTGCTGGCCGTCAGCAGCCCGGTCGGCGGGCCGACCATGGTGACCATGGAGATCCCGTGCGATCCGTACCCGGCCCCCTCCGGCAGGGCGTGA